Proteins co-encoded in one Arachis hypogaea cultivar Tifrunner chromosome 11, arahy.Tifrunner.gnm2.J5K5, whole genome shotgun sequence genomic window:
- the LOC112723533 gene encoding probable xyloglucan endotransglucosylase/hydrolase protein 23 → MASSKVVVLVVPLLVMSFCMVSCWGGNFNKDFQITWGDGRAKILNNGNLLTLSLDKASGSGFQSTNEYLFGKIDMQLKLVPGNSAGTVTAYYLSSKGATWDEIDFEFLGNLSGDPYILHTNVFSQGKGNREQQFYLWFDPTADFHTYSILWNPQRIVFSVDGTPIREFKNLESAGVPFPKNQPMRIYSSLWNADDWATRGGLVKTDWSKAPFTASYRNFNANNACIWKNGRSSCKSSSSWLSQELDSTGLQRLRWVQKNYMIYNYCTDKKRFPRGFPIECNRS, encoded by the exons atggctTCATCAAAAGTAGTAGTGCTTGTTGTTCCCTTACTTGTGATGAGCTTTTGCATGGTGTCATGTTGGGGTGGTAACTTCAATAAAGACTTTCAGATAACGTGGGGCGATGGTCGTGCTAAGATACTCAACAACGGGAATCTGTTGACCCTGTCCCTTGACAAAGCCTCTGGCTCCGGTTTCCAGTCCACCAACGAGTATCTGTTTGGCAAGATCGACATGCAACTCAAACTTGTCCCTGGAAACTCCGCTGGCACCGTCACTGCCTATTAT CTATCATCAAAAGGAGCAACATGGGATGAGATTGACTTCGAGTTCTTGGGGAATTTGAGTGGCGACCCTTACATCCTTCACACCAATGTCTTCAGCCAAGGCAAGGGTAACAGGGAACAACAATTCTACCTTTGGTTTGACCCAACCGCAGATTTTCACACTTATTCTATTCTCTGGAATCCTCAACGCATTGT ATTCTCTGTGGATGGAACCCCTATAAGGGAATTCAAGAACTTGGAATCAGCTGGTGTTCCATTTCCAAAGAATCAACCAATGAGAATCTATTCAAGTCTGTGGAACGCAGATGATTGGGCTACAAGAGGTGGACTTGTTAAGACTGATTGGTCCAAAGCTCCATTCACTGCTTCCTACAGAAActtcaatgccaacaatgcatGCATATGGAAGAATGGAAGATCATCATGCAAGAGTTCCTCGTCATGGCTGTCACAGGAGCTTGATTCAACGGGTTTGCAGAGGCTGAGATGGGTGCAGAAGAACTACATGATTTATAATTACTGTACGGACAAGAAGAGGTTCCCTCGAGGATTTCCTATCGAATGCAACCGCTCTTAG
- the LOC112723536 gene encoding xyloglucan endotransglucosylase/hydrolase protein 24, with protein sequence MLLPYPTSVVMVALFSMTMMMMLCGGDLHKKIDITWGNGRAQMLNNGQLLTVSLDAASGSGFQSKDHYLFGHFQIQLKLVPGNSAGTVTSFYLQSEGSTWDEIDFEFLGNLSGNPYILHTNVITQGKGGREQQFYLWFDPTSDFHTYSILWNPLCVILYVDGIPIREFKNYESRNISFPMKKPMRMYGSLWDAEDWATKGGVIKTNWSAAPFIAYFKNFFVNACVESTPPSIKSSCTHLNKKNNNHNSVGEKWITQELKPSEVDKLNWVHKNFMVYNYCSDLKRFPQGLPLECKIN encoded by the exons ATGCTTCTGCCTTATCCCACTAGTGTTGTTATGGTGGCACTATTCAgtatgacgatgatgatgatgttgtgtGGTGGTGATTTGCATAAGAAAATTGACATAACATGGGGTAACGGGCGTGCCCAGATGCTCAACAATGGCCAGCTTCTTACTGTGTCCCTTGACGCTGCCTCTGGCTCTGGATTCCAATCCAAGGATCACTATCTTTTTGGCCACTTCCAAATTCAACTCAAACTTGTTCCTGGAAATTCTGCAGGCACTGTCACTTCTTTCTAT TTACAATCAGAGGGATCAACTTGGGATGAAATAGACTTTGAATTCCTTGGAAATCTGAGTGGCAACCCATATATTCTTCACACTAATGTAATCACACAAGGTAAAGGTGGCAGGGAGCAACAATTCTATCTATGGTTTGATCCCACTTCTGATTTTCACACTTACTCAATTCTGTGGAATCCACTATGCGTCAT CTTATACGTAGATGGCATTCCTATTAGAGAATTCAAGAACTACGAATCAAGGAATATATCATTTCCAATGAAGAAACCAATGAGAATGTATGGAAGCTTATGGGATGCTGAAGATTGGGCTACAAAGGGTGGTGTAATCAAGACAAATTGGAGTGCAGCtccattcattgcatattttaaaaatttttttgtcaacGCTTGTGTTGAGTCTACTCCTCCTTCTATTAAGTCTTCTTGCACACACCTAAACAAAAAGAATAACAATCATAATTCCGTTGGTGAAAAATGGATCACACAAGAGTTGAAGCCCTCTGAAGTGGACAAACTCAACTGGGTGCACAAGAATTTCATGGTCTATAACTATTGTTCAGACTTAAAACGCTTCCCTCAAGGATTGCCACTAGAATGTAAAATAAACTAA
- the LOC112723535 gene encoding xyloglucan endotransglucosylase/hydrolase protein 22, whose translation MVASCVNNNNDALIVIVITLFLILPPSSMAGSNFNQQVDITWGDGRGKILNSGKILTLSLDRASGSGFQSKNQYLYGKIDMQIKLVPGNSAGTVTAYYLRSDGISWDEIDFEFLGNLSGDPYVVHTNVYTQGTGGREQQFYLWFDPTANLHTYSILWNPAHIVFYIDGRAIREFKNLEGVGIPYPKNQPMKLYSSLWNADDWATRGGLVKTDWSQAPFTASFRNLKANGCVWSNGVSSCNLSSNSSDNNNSWLSQQLDSNGQRKLKWVQKNYMIYNYCSDINRFPQGLPLECTLLTT comes from the exons ATGGTTGCTTCTTGTGTGAACAATAATAATGATGCATTGATTGTAATTGTCATAACATTGTTCCTAATATTGCCTCCTTCTTCTATGGCTGGTAGCAATTTCAACCAACAAGTTGATATCACTTGGGGCGACGGTAGAGGTAAGATTCTCAATAGTGGCAAGATTCTTACCCTGTCTCTAGACAGGGCTTCTGGCTCTGGCTTCCAGTCCAAGAATCAGTATCTGTATGGCAAGATTGACATGCAAATCAAGCTTGTCCCTGGAAATTCTGCTGGCACTGTCACTGCTTATTAC TTACGTTCAGATGGAATATCATGGGATGAAATAGACTTTGAGTTCTTGGGAAATCTTAGTGGTGATCCTTACGTAGTTCATACAAATGTGTATACACAAGGAACAGGTGGCAGAGAGCAACAATTTTATCTCTGGTTTGATCCAACCGCAAATCTTCACACCTATTCCATTCTCTGGAATCCTGCACACATTGT GTTTTATATTGATGGGAGAGCAATAAGGGAGTTCAAGAACTTAGAGGGTGTTGGTATTCCCTACCCAAAGAACCAACCAATGAAACTGTATTCAAGCCTGTGGAACGCTGATGATTGGGCAACAAGAGGAGGGCTTGTGAAGACAGATTGGAGCCAAGCTCCATTCACAGCTTCCTTCAGGAACTTGAAAGCCAATGGTTGTGTTTGGTCCAATGGTGTTTCTTCATGCAACTTATCATCAAACTCCTCTGATAATAACAACTCTTGGCTCTCTCAACAGCTTGATTCAAACGGTCAGAGGAAGCTCAAATGGGTGCAGAAGAATTACATGATTTATAATTACTGCTCAGACATTAACCGATTCCCTCAGGGCCTCCCTCTTGAATGCACGCTCCTAACCACCTGA